The window AAATGGGATGGATAGTACAGGGCAGAATGCCGCTCAAGTGCAAACTTCTGCGGCCTTTCTCCATAGTCCGGGTCCGGCTTTTTGACAAAAAAAAATATGCCCGCCAGGAAGGAGATCCGACTCCTTTCCAGAAGTGGACATTTGATGTATTGAATATCCCGGATGATTACGTTCAGCAGGAGGGACAGTTATCAACGGTGCTTTCACCGCAGTACATATCCTGGCGGTATGCTAATAATCCACTGTACACCTACAATTATTTTACCGATCAGGAGCAGTTCCTGCTCATCGGCCGTATCAAGCGGCATGCTTATGCCAAAGAGCTGCGGCTGGTTGATTTTGTGCAGTTCGACCTACGCGCCGATGAGTCTTACTTACGCAAGGCCATTAAAAAGCAGGTACTGTCATTTTGTGAGCAGCACCAGATAGATTTTATCTCCTTCTCCGGTTACCAGTACCGGGCTTACCGGCGCTGCTTCCGGTGGATGGGCTTATTGCCGGTACGGCAATTGGGGCCTGTAATTACGCTGAAGGACCTTAACATGCAGGAGAATTTTAAGTATTTATTAAACACCAAAAACTGGTGTTATTCCATCGGTGACCTGGAGTTGTTTTAACAACTTATACAGCGGATGCTCATTCCTCCGGGAGCTGCGCTGCCGCGCGCTCCATGTGAGGAATGAGTACCGCACCAACGAAGCAAAAGAAAGTCGAAGCAAACGCCCACTTGCCATTCACCACTCACCACTTGCCAAAATGAAGCCAAAACTCATCCGCATCACTACAGTACCTGTTTCATTGAAAGTATTGTTGCGGCAGCAGCTCCAATTCATGTCGGACCATTTTGAAATACTGGCCGTTTCATCGCCCGGTAAGGAGCTGGAAGAAGCAGGCGGGAATGAAGGCGTAAGAACTGTGCCTGTTGCTATGACGCGGTCCATTACACCACTGAAAGACCTGAAGGCTTTATGGCGCTTATACCGGTTATTCAAAAAAGAAAAGCCAGACATAGTACACACCCATACGCCCAAAGCCGGGCTGCTGGGAATGATAGCGGCGCGCATAGCCGGCGTACCCATACGGCTGCACACGGTGGCAGGACTTCCGCTCATGGAACAAAAAGGCTTCAGAAGAAAAATACTGCAATATACCGAACGTGTAACCTATCTATGCGCTACCAAAGTATATCCCAACTCCCGTAACCTGGCCGGCTTCCTGCTGCAGCACAGGTTCTGTAAGGCTGGTAAAATACAGGTAATAGGCAATGGCAGCAGCAATGGCATTGATACGGATTTCTTCCGGTTGACCGAAGAACTGGGAGTAACGGCCAGTCAATTACGAAAAGAGCTGTCATTGGGTACCGGCGATTTTGTGTTTGTTTTTATTGGCAGGCTCGTCAGGGATAAAGGCATTGAAGAGCTGGTAGATGCTTTTATGGCATTGAAGAAAAAATATACGGGTATAAAACTTTTGCTGGTAGGCCCCTTTGAACCCGATCTTGATCCGCTGCCGCAGCATACTGCCGCCACCATTGCGTCTGATAAAGATATTATTCACGCCGGCTTCCAGCAGGATATACGTCCCTGGCTGGCGATAAGCCATCTATTGGTATTTCCTTCCTACCGGGAAGGTTTTCCCAACGTACCCATGCAGGCCGGTTGCTTTCACCTGCCGGCCATTGTTACCGATATCAACGGTTGTAATGAGATCATAGAACAGGAGCGCAATGGATGGGTGATCCCTGTAAAGAACAGGGAGGCGCTCCGGGATGCTATGGAAATATTGATGGTCAACCAGGTGCTGTATGCCCAATTGAAAAGGCAGGCCCGGCAAATGATTGTGGAGCGGTATGAACAAAAACATTTCTGGAGTCTCTTGTTGCATGAATACACCGATCAACTAAGCAAACATGTACCTGTATCGCCACTATGGCAAGCGGTTCATTGACCTCGTCGTTAGCTGCATTGCTTTCGGGCTGCTGCTGCCGGTTATTGTGCTCATCACCGTGCTGCTTTGCCTGGTGAACAGGGGAGATCCTTTCTTCTTTCAGCACAGGCCCGGCAGGAATGGGCGGATATTCCGGCTGTTGAAATTCAGGACCATGAACAACAGGAAAGATGCAGCAGGCAACCTCCTGCCCGATGAAGCACGCCTTACCGGTTTTGGAAAGTTCATTCGTAAAACCTCCCTGGATGAGTTGCTGCAACTCATCAATGTGATCAAAGGCGAAATGAGCCTGATCGGTCCGCGGCCTTTATTGATAGAGTACCTGCCTTTGTATTCGGCCAGGCAAAACAGGCGGCATGAAATACGGCCGGGCATCACCGGCTGGGCGCAGGTCAACGGGCGCAATGCCATCAGTTGGGAACAGAAGTTTGAACTGGATATATGGTATGTTGATCACCTAAGCTGGCAATTGGATAATAAGATACTATGGCTTACCATAAAAAAAGTATTTAAAACAGAAGGCATCAGCCAGCAGGGACATGCTACGATGCCCTGGTTTAAAGGCGCAGACAATTCATGAACATTCTTATCACATCTGCCGGACAAAGGGTTTCCCTCGTAAGGGCCTTTAAAAAGGAATTAACAAAAGCCTACCCCGGGTGCCAGGTATTTACTACCGATATGTGTCCTGAATTAAGTGCTGCCTGCAATGTATCTGACGGATATTTTCGTGTACGTAAAGTTACCGACCCGGCGTATATAGACGAACTACTGGAGCTTTGCCGCAACAACAACATTAAAATGGTGGTGCCCACCATTGATACAGAGCTGATGGTGCTGGCATTTCAGAAAGAAATATTCAGCAGGGAAGGCATTCATATCATTATATCTTCCCCTTCCTTTATAGAGCAATGCAGGGACAAGCGGAAGACCCATGTATTCTTTCAGCAAAGAGGTATTGACATACCCGCGGCTATTGATAAACAACATCCCCGGTTCCCCTTGTTTATTAAACCTTACAACGGAAGCCTCAGCGTAGACACCTATGTTGTTCACCGGGAAGCTGATCTGTCTGAATACCACCTGACCAGTGAGCGTTTTCTTTTTATGGAATACCTGTCCAGGGAGTACCATGATGAGTATACCGTGGATATGTATTACGACAGAACAGGTCATGTTAAATGCATCGTACCACGCAAACGCATGCTGGTAAGGGCCGGTGAGATCAATAAAGGCATCACCAGCAAGAACGGTTTGCTTACTTACCTCAAAGAAAAGCTGGCCTGGATTGAAGGCGCTGCCGGCTGTCTCACAGCGCAGTTCTTCCTGCACAGATTGTCAGCCAGGATCATTGCCATCGAGATCAATGCACGGTTTGGCGGCGGTTTCCCCCTCAGCTACCAGGCAGGGGCCAATTACCCCGGCTGGCTCATCGAAGAATACTTTAAGGGTGGAGCAATTGCTTATACAGAAGATTGGGAAGACCAGTTATTAATGCTTCGTTATGATGATGAAGTGATCATACATGGATATACCAATTAAGCCCGGCCACTTTTTCATCTTCGACCTGGATGATACATTATTCCCTGAGATAGACTTCCTCAGGTCAGGGTTTAAGGCCATTGCTGCAAAACTGGTTCCCGTGAGCGGGATAGGTATTTATGAAGAAATGATGCAGCGGTATCATAACGGAGAGCATGTATTTCAATGGATCATTGATCAATACCATGCATTACTGCCAGACCTTACGATGGATTGCTTATTACAGGAATACCGGGAACATGTACCGCATATCACCTTGAGCCGGGATGCTGCCGGCTTATTACAGCGTTTGGCGACGCTTTCTATTCCGGCCGGTCTCATCACCGACGGCAGAAGCATTACACAAAGGAACAAGCTGAAAGCATTGCAACTGGAAAACTACTTCCGAGATGTTATCATTTCCGAAGAATTTGGTTCAGCAAAACCCGATGAAAGGAATTACCGGTATTTCGAGGACAAATATCCTGGTCATGAATTCTATTACTTCGGTGATAATACCGGAAAGGATTTTGTTGCGCCGGCCCGGCTTGGCTGGGTCACTGTTTGTCTCAAAGACAGGGGCACGAATATTCATCCACAAACATTCACTGCATCCCCTTGTCCTGCCTGGGTGATCACTTCTTTCGATGACGTACAGCTTATACAGTAAACAGCATGGAGGAAAAAATATGGTTGTCATCTCCCCACATGGGAGGCAGGGAATCAGGCTATGTGAAGGAGGCTTTTGATACCAACTGGATTGCGCCATTGGGACCGCATGTCAATGGATTTGAGCAGGACCTGAGGGCATTTTTACAGGAGGAAGTAGAAGTAGCAGCGTTAAGCTCAGGTACGGCAGCTTTACACCTGGCCCTGGTGCTGCTGGGCGTAAAAGCAGGAGATGAGGTCATTTGTCAGTCGATGACATTTGCAGCATCAGCCAATCCCATCGTATACCAGGGAGCTGTTCCGGTATTTGTGGACAGTGAAGAAGCTACCTGGAACATGTCGCCTGAATTGCTCGAACTGGCTATTCATGACCGTATACGGCTGGGTAAAAAGCCGAAAGCCATTATTGTAGTGCACCTGTATGGTATGCCGGCCCAAATGGACACTATCCTGTCTATTGCGCGGCAATATGAAATACCGTTGATAGAAGATGCTGCTGAAGCGCTGGGCTCTGTTTATAATGGCCAACAGGCAGGTACATTCGGGGATATAGGCATCTTTTCTTTTAATGGCAATAAGATCATTACCACTTCCGGTGGTGGTGCGCTGGTATCCCGCAATGCGGAATATGTCAGCAAGGCCAGGTTCCTGGCCACCCAGGCCCTTGATACAGCGCCGCATTATCAGCATTCACAAATAGGTTACAATTACCGTATGAGCAATGTGTGTGCGGGCATAGGCCGGGGCCAGATGGAAGTACTGCCGCAACGTATTCTCCAGCGCCGCAACAACTTTAACTTTTACAAAAAGGCCTTTGGTGACATACCCGGCATACGGTGTATGGAAGAACCAGGCCCGGCTTATTATTCCAATCATTGGTTAACTACAGTACTCATAGAAGGGAGCCAGTTTACGCGCGAGCAAATACGCCTGGCGCTTATTCGCGATAACATTGATTGCAGACCCCTCTGGAAACCCATGCACCTGCAACCGGTATTTGCCGGCACGCCTTATTATGGCAACAATACCAGCGACCGGCTTTTTGAAGCAGGGCTATGCTTACCCTCCGGTTCCAACCTTACAGAAAACGACCTGAACAGGGTAGTGGGGCGTGTACGCGCTGCCGCCGCTATCGAAGCAAACGTACTCACCGATCACCACTGACCACTCACGGCAATCATTCACTTAAAGCTACTGCCAATCATGAAAAAATTATTCTTTACTGCCAGATCAGTCCCCAGGTGGGTTGTATTGATGGTGGACATAGTCATCAGCGGCGCCTCTTTCTCACTGTCTTACTTTATTGTTAAGCAATTCGAATTCCCCATCATACTGCGCGGGCATTTCTTTATCTACACAGGCGTGTATTGCATCATGACCCTGTTGATCTTTTATGGTATGCGTATCCATACAGGCATCATCCGGTATTCCAACATCCATGATATGATGCGCATATTCCTGGCGGTGCTGCTGGTAAGCCTCCTGTACCCGGTAGCTATTGAGTTTTTTGTGGCCAGGCGGTACAACATACGTTCTTTGAACATAGCCGGCGTACTCATCGTCAACTTCTTCATCGCCTCTTCCCTGCTCATCCTGTTGCGTACGGTGGTGAGAGGTTTCTATTACTATGTGAAAAGAATATCCAATACGCACAGGGAAAATGTGCTGGTCTATGGAACGGATACAGAAGCTATCCTTATTAAGCAGGCCATAGAATCCAGTCCCACCAATAAATTTGTAATAGCAGGCTTTATCGATACCAATCCCGACCGTATTAACTCTTATATTCAGCAGGTAAAGATCTTCCATATCCGGGCACTGGGTCTCCTGAAAATCAAAAAGAACGTGGATAAGCTCATCCTGATGAACAATCAACTGACCAGCCAGGATAAAAAAGCCGTTATTGAAAGATGCCTGCAGGTGGGAATCAAAGTGCTCACCGTGCCGCCTGCCGATCAATGGGTGTATGGCAGGCTAAGCATACGGCAGATCCAGGAACTGAGCATTGAAGACCTGCTGCAACGTGAGCCCATTGTCATCAATGACCAGAACATAAGCAGTGACCTGTGTGGCAAACGTATCCTGATCACAGGAGCTGCCGGTTCTATCGGGGCCGAGATTGTGCACCAGGTATTGTCTTATCAGCCGCATACAGTCATCCTTTGTGACCAGGCCGAATCGGACCTGCATGAAATGCAACTGGAAGTGGAAGGGAAATATCCTGATGTCAACATCAAAATATTTATTGCCAGCATCAGGGACCGCAACCGCATGGAGATCCCTTTCCGGGAATACCATCCCGATATCGTATTCCATGCAGCGGCTTATAAACATGTGCCCATGATGGAAAAACATCCGGCAGAAGCTATCCTGACCAATGTGATGGGCACCAAGATCGTGGCCGACCTGGCCGTCTTCTTCAACGTGCATAAATTTGTGATGATCTCTACCGATAAGGCCGTGAACCCTTCCAACGTAATGGGCACCTCCAAACGTATTGCTGAAATGTATGTGCAATCGCTCAGCAACATGGTACAGAATAAATCGGCCGATGATATCGTTCACATTCATAACTCCTGGAGCCGGCAATTCGTTTTTAATGCCATGCACTCCCAAACAAAATTCATCACCACCCGCTTTGGTAATGTGCTCGGGTCGAACGGCTCTGTCATTCCCCGGTTCCATGCGCAGATTGAAGCAGGCGGACCGGTCACTGTTACCCACCCCATGATCACCCGCTTTTTCATGACCATTCCCGAAGCAGTACAATTGGTGCTGGAAGCGGCTACCATGGGCAAAGGGTCAGAGATCTTTGTATTTGACATGGGGCGGCCGGTTAAAATTGTTGACCTGGCAAAGAAAATGATCCGGCTGGCCGGTCTGGTGCCGGAGGAAGATATAAAGATCGTATATACAGGTTTGAGGCCCGGCGAAAAACTCTACGAAGAATTACTCAACAGGGAAGAAAAAACATTGCCTACCCATCACGATAAAATAAAAATTGCGCGGGTAGTACCCTGTTGTGATGAGGCGGTGATAGAAATAGAAGAACTTATCAGCATCAGCAGGCATGGAGATGATTATGCGCTCGTGAAAAAGATGAAAGAGCTGGTGCCGGAATTTATGAGCAACAACTCCGAATTTGAAGAACTGGACCATATACCATTAAAAAGAGGCTACATACGACGGGAAGCCGCTTATTAATGGTTGAAATGCATTCAAAATCATTATACTGATGTCAAGCCAATAACCATATCATGAAAGCGTGCCTGCTTTTTTTGATCATGAAGATGTGTGTCATTCAGGCGGCCTATGCACAGCAGGAAATTAACAACTGGTTTTTTGGATACAATGGCGGATTGAACTTTAGCAGCGGCGCTCCGGTAGCAACACCCGGTAGCTTACGGAGCTGGGAAGGATGCTCGTCAATTAGTGACAGGAATGGCAACCTGCTGTTCTATACAGATGGTATTGCCGTATGGGATAAGCTGCACCAGGTAATGCCCAATGGTGCTAACCTCTCAGGAGATACCCTTTGCACACAATCGGCGCTCATTACCGGTTATCCGGGCAATGATTCCCTCTTCTATATCTTTACGGTAGCGAAAGAGACCGAACCGAAAGGACTTCAGTACACGCTTGTTAACAGGAAGCTCAACGGTGGGCTGGGCGATGTGGTGGTAGCACAAAAGAATATACCGCTGCTCACCCCGGTATGTGAAAAAGTCACTGCCGTAAAGCACGGCAACGCCAATGATATATGGGTCATCACACATAAGTTCGGCACCAATGAGTTTTATGTATATGAAATCAATTGTGCGGGCCTCAATACCACACCCCGCATCATGGCTGTTGGTAATATGGCCGATAGGATAACCAACTCCATCGGTTACCTCAAAGCATCGCCCGATGGTACTACACTGGCCATGGCCGGCTTTACTTCTGTAGTAGAAGTATTCGACTTTGATATATTAACGGGCGCCATTACCAACCCGCGTATCATTGTGGCCAATCCCAACAACATCACCGGTCCTTATGGTATTGAATTTTCCGGCAACTCAAAACTCTTGTACGTAAGTGAATCCTACAACAACAATGCTTCCGGCGCCTTCTTTATTTTCCAGTATAAAATTGATACGCCGGACATCGTTGATTCCCGGACAGCCGTTGATTCGGGATATGCCAATGCTGCCGGAGCGCTGCAACTGGGCCCCGATGGCAAGATCTACATTGCTTATGACCAGCAGCCTTTCCTGGGCGCTATTACCAATCCTGATATAGAGGGCCTGGGATGTGGCCATGTCAGGCAATATGTGGGCCTGTCGCCCGGAACGATCAGCGGTGTTGGATTACCCACTTCAGTAGCAGGATACAAACGGACTTTATTAAGTGAGGATACGACGCTTTGTGAAGGGGGAAGGGTGGTTGCCAGGGTGCGTTTACCTGGCACCACCTTTCTATGGCAGGATGGATCAACCAGGGATTCCCTGGTCATCACAGCGCCTGGTACCTATTGGGTGGAAATTAACCACAACAACTGCATTTACCGGGATACCCTGCAGGTCATCTGGGGTCCAAAACCAGTGATCAACCTGGGGAAAGACACTGCCCTCTGCGCCAATAATTATCCCTTGTGGCTGCAGCAAACCATTCCCGGTGCCACCTACCTGTGGCAGGATAGTTCCGTCAATAACAATTACCTCGTCACCGGCCAGGGCACTTACTGGCTGGAAGCCGCACTCAATGACTGTTTGGCCAGGGATTCGATACGGGTAACCACCAGGCCCGTTACCACTTTCAATTTGGGCAACGATACATCAATATGTGAGCAGCAGCAGTTACCGCTTGGCATTGCCGGCGGCTTTGCGGCTTATACCTGGAGTAATGGCAGCCAGTCGGATAACATCATCGTTACAGATAGCGGCTTGTATTGGTGTGAAGGGGTTAACCCGGCAGGATGTCCCTGGCGCGATAGCATCCGGGTGGCCATACGGCCACTGCCTGTATTTTCTTTGGGCAACGATTCCATACTATGCGAGGGAAATACCTTGCTATTGGATGTCAGTAATGCAGGCGACCAATACCTGTGGCAGAATGGTTCCACACAACCCCGGTACCGCATAAATAACAGTGGTATGTATCATGTAACAGTGAGCAAGGCTGGCTGCAGCCGGTCCGACACCATTTCAATAAGCTATAAAATAACGCCAAGACCCGACCTGGGGCCTGATAAAGAAATGTGCCCGGGGCAGGTATTGGTGCTTGATCCCGGCATTAGCGGCATTCCCTATACCTGGCAAAACGGAAGTACCCAACCTTCTTTTACAGTAACAGAACCTGGTGTTTATTCGGTATCAATAACCAGTGAATGCGGCATTATACGTGATGAAGTCGTCATCAGGAAAGGTTCCTGTCGCCTCGCTATTCCCAATGCATTCACACCGGACAAAACCAGCAACAATACCTTCCGCGTACTCAATGCTGCAGGGCTCAAAACCTTCAGCCTGCAGGTATTCAACCGGTGGGGACAATTACTATTTCAAACCACCGATCCATCCAAAGGATGGAATGGTTACCTGGGCAGTGCACAGCAACCTGCCGGTACCTATATATATATGGTATCCTACCTCGATGAAGCGTCAGGCAAAAAAATATTGCATAAAGGACTCTTTATACTTATTCGCTGAGTTCATTAACCGTGTATTATGAACAGAAGAAACTTTCTCCGGAACATTTTACTAACAATTGTTTGCCTCTTCCTCATACCAGGCGTAGGCGCGCGGAAAAGAAAGCTGCGGCGCTTTGCCATGGGTTGTTCACCCACCGGAGCCGATAGCGTTACAGGCATCACCGGCACTGTCAGCAGTGTACAATCAGGCAAATGGTCCGACCCCGCTACCTGGGGAGGAAAAATACCGGGCAATGCAGATACGCCGGTTATTACTACAGGACATACCATAATATATGATATAGCACAAGACACGGTAGCTGGGATCAATATCAGCAGTGGTGCAGTGCTTTTGTTCGACGATAGGATGTCTGCTACCTTACAAACCACGGCCAATGTAGTAGTGGAAGGGAAATTAGTAATGCGTCCTGCTGCAGCGGCTGTTATTCAAACATTGCGCTTTACAAGCATTAATGAAAATAAATTTGTAGGTGGTGGTATGAATGTATTGGCCACCGATGTGGGCTTATGGGTCATGGGCGCGGGTCAACTGGACCTGGCAGGTACTTCCAAAACATCGTGGACAAGAGCCACTGGTCCTATCAATGCCGGTGCTGCAACAGTTCCGGTAGAGAGCGCTATTGGCTGGCGTGTGGGCGATGAGATCAGCATTACACCTACTGAGCCGCCCACGGTGGGTATTGCTTTCACAACAGGCTTCGAGGAAAGAACAATTAAAAGCATATCCGGTACTTCCATCACCCTCAGCAGCGGCGCCGGCCGGCCGCATCCAATGGTCAACAACCTGTGGACGGCAGAGGTCATGAACCTCACCCGCAATGTAAGGATTGAAGGCACAGAGAAGGGAAGAGCGCATATCTTCATCCGCTCTTCCAGTCCGCAAACCATTGTGTATACAGCCATCCGGTACATGGGGCCGCGCAAAGACAGGGGGGGGTCCAATGCTACCGAACTGGTGGCAGGCAGGTATGGTATGCACTTTCACTATTCACTCGATGGCAGCCGCGGCTCGCTGGTGGAAGGCAATGTGATCAGGGATACCGGTAACCATAGTTACGTACCGCACGTATCAAACGGCATCAAATTCGTAGACAACATAGCCTATAATATATTAGAGACCGCCTTCTGGTGGGACCCCGGCGAGCCTACCCATGATGTGATCTATGATCATAACATAGTGGCCATTTGCGGGTTTGTCCGTGACTCCCTCAACATGAATGCAGAGAATGCACCCACTTTTTCTTCCAGCGGCTTTGGCCTCAATAGCGGCGATAGCAACATTTGCAGGAACAATGTTGTGGTGGCCGGCGGTGAGGGCGATTATGCCGATGGTGGCGCCTACAACTGGGAAGCGGTCATCAATGAAGGTATATGGACCTTCACAGGCAATATGGCGCACAACAATGGCAATGGCCTGCGGGTATGGCAAAATTCCACCCGTAACCATGTAGTGGAAGACTTCATTGCTTATTATAATGGTGTAGGCATCTTTCATGGGGCGTATGCCAACAGCTATACCTACAATGGTGGTATATTATATGGTAATGCCCTCTACATAAAAGCAGCCTCCTCCAACTCCAACCGGGTACGGGTAGAGAACATGACCATTGATGGCGCAGGCATTATTGCTCATGGCATTGAAGTGATCCATAGTCCTTTGCCCGGCGATCGTCCTGTATTCATCCGCAACGTCACCATCCGGGGATGTAAAGTGGCTGCTATTGTAGATTCGGCTGCACCTGAAGTACACTCCACCGATCTTATTCAATGCACCATGGAAGGCGCCATTATTTTACATAGAGATGCAGCAGCAGGAGAGACCATACGGGTACAACCCCGGGAAGGACAAGCCTACAAGCTCACCAAATCCGGAACAACCAACATTACACCTTTTGCAGCTACGATCTGGGGCGCCGGCAAGGGGCTGAAAGGCGAATACTTCAACAGCAGCAATTTTACCAATCCTGCCATGACGCGCATTGATTCTAATATCAGCTTTACAGAATGGAGTGCTGGCGTGCATTATACCATCACCGGCAATACCTATTCAGTGC of the Paraflavitalea devenefica genome contains:
- a CDS encoding GNAT family N-acetyltransferase → MLVRPATPNDRTAIIDLLRKSLGESSIPKSEALWQWKHEQNPFGPSYILVAEEEGQLIGVRAFMQWEWVRNGKIYRAVRAVDTATHPDFQGKGIFKKLTLQQAESCRQQGVLFVFNTPNGQSRPGYLKMGWIVQGRMPLKCKLLRPFSIVRVRLFDKKKYARQEGDPTPFQKWTFDVLNIPDDYVQQEGQLSTVLSPQYISWRYANNPLYTYNYFTDQEQFLLIGRIKRHAYAKELRLVDFVQFDLRADESYLRKAIKKQVLSFCEQHQIDFISFSGYQYRAYRRCFRWMGLLPVRQLGPVITLKDLNMQENFKYLLNTKNWCYSIGDLELF
- a CDS encoding glycosyltransferase family 4 protein, producing MKPKLIRITTVPVSLKVLLRQQLQFMSDHFEILAVSSPGKELEEAGGNEGVRTVPVAMTRSITPLKDLKALWRLYRLFKKEKPDIVHTHTPKAGLLGMIAARIAGVPIRLHTVAGLPLMEQKGFRRKILQYTERVTYLCATKVYPNSRNLAGFLLQHRFCKAGKIQVIGNGSSNGIDTDFFRLTEELGVTASQLRKELSLGTGDFVFVFIGRLVRDKGIEELVDAFMALKKKYTGIKLLLVGPFEPDLDPLPQHTAATIASDKDIIHAGFQQDIRPWLAISHLLVFPSYREGFPNVPMQAGCFHLPAIVTDINGCNEIIEQERNGWVIPVKNREALRDAMEILMVNQVLYAQLKRQARQMIVERYEQKHFWSLLLHEYTDQLSKHVPVSPLWQAVH
- a CDS encoding sugar transferase, with the translated sequence MYLYRHYGKRFIDLVVSCIAFGLLLPVIVLITVLLCLVNRGDPFFFQHRPGRNGRIFRLLKFRTMNNRKDAAGNLLPDEARLTGFGKFIRKTSLDELLQLINVIKGEMSLIGPRPLLIEYLPLYSARQNRRHEIRPGITGWAQVNGRNAISWEQKFELDIWYVDHLSWQLDNKILWLTIKKVFKTEGISQQGHATMPWFKGADNS
- a CDS encoding ATP-grasp domain-containing protein, encoding MNILITSAGQRVSLVRAFKKELTKAYPGCQVFTTDMCPELSAACNVSDGYFRVRKVTDPAYIDELLELCRNNNIKMVVPTIDTELMVLAFQKEIFSREGIHIIISSPSFIEQCRDKRKTHVFFQQRGIDIPAAIDKQHPRFPLFIKPYNGSLSVDTYVVHREADLSEYHLTSERFLFMEYLSREYHDEYTVDMYYDRTGHVKCIVPRKRMLVRAGEINKGITSKNGLLTYLKEKLAWIEGAAGCLTAQFFLHRLSARIIAIEINARFGGGFPLSYQAGANYPGWLIEEYFKGGAIAYTEDWEDQLLMLRYDDEVIIHGYTN
- a CDS encoding HAD family hydrolase; its protein translation is MDIPIKPGHFFIFDLDDTLFPEIDFLRSGFKAIAAKLVPVSGIGIYEEMMQRYHNGEHVFQWIIDQYHALLPDLTMDCLLQEYREHVPHITLSRDAAGLLQRLATLSIPAGLITDGRSITQRNKLKALQLENYFRDVIISEEFGSAKPDERNYRYFEDKYPGHEFYYFGDNTGKDFVAPARLGWVTVCLKDRGTNIHPQTFTASPCPAWVITSFDDVQLIQ
- a CDS encoding DegT/DnrJ/EryC1/StrS family aminotransferase, translated to MEEKIWLSSPHMGGRESGYVKEAFDTNWIAPLGPHVNGFEQDLRAFLQEEVEVAALSSGTAALHLALVLLGVKAGDEVICQSMTFAASANPIVYQGAVPVFVDSEEATWNMSPELLELAIHDRIRLGKKPKAIIVVHLYGMPAQMDTILSIARQYEIPLIEDAAEALGSVYNGQQAGTFGDIGIFSFNGNKIITTSGGGALVSRNAEYVSKARFLATQALDTAPHYQHSQIGYNYRMSNVCAGIGRGQMEVLPQRILQRRNNFNFYKKAFGDIPGIRCMEEPGPAYYSNHWLTTVLIEGSQFTREQIRLALIRDNIDCRPLWKPMHLQPVFAGTPYYGNNTSDRLFEAGLCLPSGSNLTENDLNRVVGRVRAAAAIEANVLTDHH
- a CDS encoding polysaccharide biosynthesis protein, which codes for MKKLFFTARSVPRWVVLMVDIVISGASFSLSYFIVKQFEFPIILRGHFFIYTGVYCIMTLLIFYGMRIHTGIIRYSNIHDMMRIFLAVLLVSLLYPVAIEFFVARRYNIRSLNIAGVLIVNFFIASSLLILLRTVVRGFYYYVKRISNTHRENVLVYGTDTEAILIKQAIESSPTNKFVIAGFIDTNPDRINSYIQQVKIFHIRALGLLKIKKNVDKLILMNNQLTSQDKKAVIERCLQVGIKVLTVPPADQWVYGRLSIRQIQELSIEDLLQREPIVINDQNISSDLCGKRILITGAAGSIGAEIVHQVLSYQPHTVILCDQAESDLHEMQLEVEGKYPDVNIKIFIASIRDRNRMEIPFREYHPDIVFHAAAYKHVPMMEKHPAEAILTNVMGTKIVADLAVFFNVHKFVMISTDKAVNPSNVMGTSKRIAEMYVQSLSNMVQNKSADDIVHIHNSWSRQFVFNAMHSQTKFITTRFGNVLGSNGSVIPRFHAQIEAGGPVTVTHPMITRFFMTIPEAVQLVLEAATMGKGSEIFVFDMGRPVKIVDLAKKMIRLAGLVPEEDIKIVYTGLRPGEKLYEELLNREEKTLPTHHDKIKIARVVPCCDEAVIEIEELISISRHGDDYALVKKMKELVPEFMSNNSEFEELDHIPLKRGYIRREAAY
- a CDS encoding T9SS type B sorting domain-containing protein; protein product: MKACLLFLIMKMCVIQAAYAQQEINNWFFGYNGGLNFSSGAPVATPGSLRSWEGCSSISDRNGNLLFYTDGIAVWDKLHQVMPNGANLSGDTLCTQSALITGYPGNDSLFYIFTVAKETEPKGLQYTLVNRKLNGGLGDVVVAQKNIPLLTPVCEKVTAVKHGNANDIWVITHKFGTNEFYVYEINCAGLNTTPRIMAVGNMADRITNSIGYLKASPDGTTLAMAGFTSVVEVFDFDILTGAITNPRIIVANPNNITGPYGIEFSGNSKLLYVSESYNNNASGAFFIFQYKIDTPDIVDSRTAVDSGYANAAGALQLGPDGKIYIAYDQQPFLGAITNPDIEGLGCGHVRQYVGLSPGTISGVGLPTSVAGYKRTLLSEDTTLCEGGRVVARVRLPGTTFLWQDGSTRDSLVITAPGTYWVEINHNNCIYRDTLQVIWGPKPVINLGKDTALCANNYPLWLQQTIPGATYLWQDSSVNNNYLVTGQGTYWLEAALNDCLARDSIRVTTRPVTTFNLGNDTSICEQQQLPLGIAGGFAAYTWSNGSQSDNIIVTDSGLYWCEGVNPAGCPWRDSIRVAIRPLPVFSLGNDSILCEGNTLLLDVSNAGDQYLWQNGSTQPRYRINNSGMYHVTVSKAGCSRSDTISISYKITPRPDLGPDKEMCPGQVLVLDPGISGIPYTWQNGSTQPSFTVTEPGVYSVSITSECGIIRDEVVIRKGSCRLAIPNAFTPDKTSNNTFRVLNAAGLKTFSLQVFNRWGQLLFQTTDPSKGWNGYLGSAQQPAGTYIYMVSYLDEASGKKILHKGLFILIR